The following proteins are co-located in the Spirosoma montaniterrae genome:
- a CDS encoding UDP-N-acetylmuramoyl-L-alanyl-D-glutamate--2,6-diaminopimelate ligase yields the protein MQLKDLLYKIPLLATSGRMDADITHLTMDSRRVGPGSLFVAVRGTVTDGHNFIDTAIQQGASAILCEDLPANVADNVAYVRVQDSARTLGFIAAAFYDNPSKKLKVVGVTGTNGKTSVATLLFRLFRGLGYRCGLLSTVQNQIDDEVIPATHTTPDVVTTNQLLTQMLERGCSHVFMEVSSHAVVQERIAGLHFAGGIFTNITHDHLDFHKTFDNYIKAKKGFFDQLPASAFALTNVDDKRGLVMLQNTAARRETYSLQTLATFKGKLLADSLFGLNMTIDEREVWFKLIGRFNAYNLLAVYGAAVLLGEDPTEVLTQLSGVTPPSGRFEQVVSADKIVGIVDYAHTPDALQNVLETISELRQANEQIITIVGCGGNRDAAKRPLMADIACRFSDRVILTSDNPRNEDPMAILEQMQAGVSPVDFKKTQTIEDRREAIERAVLLAQPHDIILVAGKGHETYQEIRGVKYDFDDRAVLREAFQRR from the coding sequence ATGCAACTCAAAGACCTTCTCTATAAAATTCCGCTGCTGGCAACGTCGGGCCGGATGGATGCCGACATTACGCACCTCACAATGGATTCGCGCCGGGTGGGGCCGGGCAGTTTGTTCGTAGCCGTGCGCGGCACCGTCACCGACGGCCACAACTTCATCGACACGGCCATTCAACAGGGCGCGTCGGCCATTTTGTGCGAAGATTTGCCCGCGAACGTGGCCGATAATGTCGCCTATGTTCGCGTACAGGATTCGGCCCGAACGCTCGGTTTCATAGCGGCTGCCTTCTACGACAATCCGTCGAAAAAGCTGAAGGTGGTAGGCGTAACGGGCACCAACGGCAAAACGTCGGTCGCAACGTTGCTGTTCCGGCTGTTTCGGGGGTTGGGCTATCGGTGCGGGCTGCTCTCGACGGTGCAGAATCAGATTGACGATGAGGTGATTCCGGCCACGCACACCACACCCGACGTTGTTACGACCAACCAACTGCTGACGCAGATGCTGGAACGCGGCTGTTCGCATGTGTTTATGGAAGTCAGTTCGCACGCGGTGGTGCAGGAGCGCATTGCCGGGCTGCACTTCGCCGGGGGCATTTTCACCAACATCACCCACGACCATCTCGACTTCCACAAAACGTTCGATAACTACATCAAAGCCAAGAAAGGCTTTTTCGACCAGTTGCCCGCGTCGGCGTTTGCCCTCACCAACGTTGACGACAAACGCGGGCTGGTGATGTTGCAGAACACAGCCGCCCGCCGGGAAACCTACTCCCTGCAAACACTGGCAACGTTTAAAGGCAAACTTCTGGCCGACAGCCTGTTTGGCCTGAACATGACCATCGATGAGCGCGAAGTATGGTTTAAGTTGATTGGCCGCTTCAATGCCTACAACCTGCTGGCCGTATATGGCGCGGCTGTGCTGCTGGGCGAAGACCCCACCGAAGTATTAACCCAACTGTCGGGCGTAACGCCCCCGTCGGGCCGGTTCGAGCAGGTGGTATCAGCCGATAAAATTGTGGGCATTGTCGATTATGCCCATACGCCCGACGCCCTGCAAAACGTGCTGGAAACCATTAGCGAACTACGGCAGGCCAACGAACAGATCATCACGATTGTGGGGTGTGGCGGCAACCGCGATGCCGCCAAACGCCCCCTTATGGCCGACATTGCCTGCCGCTTCAGCGACCGCGTAATTCTCACCTCCGATAACCCCCGAAACGAAGACCCGATGGCAATTCTGGAGCAGATGCAGGCTGGCGTGTCGCCCGTCGATTTTAAGAAAACGCAGACCATCGAAGACCGGCGCGAAGCTATCGAACGGGCCGTGTTGCTTGCCCAACCGCACGACATTATCTTAGTGGCGGGCAAGGGCCATGAGACCTATCAGGAAATTCGGGGCGTTAAATATGATTTTGATGACCGCGCCGTACTGCGGGAAGCGTTTCAACGCCGATAA
- the mraY gene encoding phospho-N-acetylmuramoyl-pentapeptide-transferase: MLYYLFQFLDEQYDFPGAGVFQYISFRALGAVVTSLLIAAIFGRRIIDKLRQLQIGESIRDLGLEGQMQKRGTPTMGGFIILASLLIPALLFAKLTNVYVVLALVSTVWTGLIGFLDDYIKVFRKNKEGLEGKFKVVGQVGLGLIVGLTLYFNEYVKIRRYAPRLLSTSNVPDVYTDIKSTLTTVPFMKNNEFDYSSLLFGLLPDNYTWIVYVLVCIFIITAVSNGANITDGIDGLAAGTSVIIGLTIGVLAYLSGNKVFSQYLNIMYIPNSGELVIFCAAFVGACVGFLWYNSYPAQVFMGDTGSLMLGGVIAVLFLAIRKELLIPIVCGIFLAELVSVIMQVSYFKYTKRKYGEGRRIFLMSPLHHHFQKKGYHEAKIVTRFWIIGIILAVLALATLKLR; this comes from the coding sequence ATGCTCTATTACCTCTTCCAATTCCTTGACGAACAGTACGATTTCCCCGGCGCGGGGGTGTTTCAGTATATTTCGTTTCGTGCGCTTGGCGCGGTTGTAACGTCGCTGCTGATTGCAGCCATTTTCGGTCGGCGTATCATCGACAAACTCCGGCAACTGCAAATCGGCGAGTCGATTCGCGACCTCGGTTTGGAGGGGCAGATGCAAAAACGCGGTACGCCCACCATGGGCGGATTTATTATTCTGGCGTCGCTGCTGATTCCGGCCCTGCTGTTTGCCAAACTCACCAATGTTTACGTGGTGCTGGCCCTCGTATCAACCGTCTGGACCGGCCTGATTGGTTTCTTAGACGACTACATCAAGGTATTTCGCAAGAACAAAGAAGGGCTGGAAGGCAAATTTAAAGTGGTGGGGCAGGTTGGGCTGGGCCTGATTGTGGGACTGACACTGTATTTCAACGAATACGTAAAGATTCGGCGATACGCCCCGCGTCTGCTTAGCACCTCGAACGTGCCCGACGTGTATACCGACATCAAATCGACGCTGACGACGGTGCCGTTTATGAAAAACAACGAGTTCGATTATAGTTCGTTGCTCTTCGGTCTGCTGCCCGATAACTACACCTGGATTGTGTATGTGCTGGTCTGTATTTTCATCATCACCGCCGTATCCAATGGGGCCAATATTACCGATGGCATCGACGGGCTGGCGGCTGGCACATCGGTCATTATTGGCCTGACGATTGGCGTATTGGCCTATCTGTCGGGCAACAAAGTGTTCTCGCAGTATCTCAACATCATGTATATTCCCAACTCAGGCGAACTGGTAATTTTCTGCGCGGCCTTTGTGGGGGCCTGCGTCGGATTTCTGTGGTACAATTCGTATCCGGCGCAGGTGTTTATGGGGGATACCGGTAGCCTGATGTTGGGTGGAGTAATCGCCGTGTTATTTCTGGCGATTCGTAAGGAACTGCTAATTCCAATTGTGTGCGGCATCTTTTTGGCAGAACTGGTGTCGGTTATCATGCAGGTCAGCTACTTCAAATACACGAAGCGAAAATATGGCGAAGGTCGGCGTATTTTTCTGATGTCGCCATTACACCACCACTTCCAGAAAAAAGGCTATCACGAAGCCAAAATCGTGACCCGTTTCTGGATCATCGGCATTATTCTGGCCGTGCTTGCCTTAGCAACGCTGAAACTCCGGTAA
- a CDS encoding DUF3431 domain-containing protein has translation MPELVVARFLEDLAWLRKRPANLTVTVYDKSTDCSAGSDAVPLPNVGREAHTYLHHLVSRYDTLAEWTIFCQGKPFDHAYDFKHNLRAFAEKPDAISPTGFRWLGHLIDTDDDRGDRLFRPWSKNEDGRGLDMRGFHRALFDTDGPSQYTFVLGAQFAVHRDVVQQQPQTFYERALAVSETFPDAAHCYERSWDRLFGTVGIDPDWLGGRQTVLLKPMRKQTL, from the coding sequence ATGCCTGAACTGGTTGTTGCCCGCTTTCTCGAAGACCTGGCCTGGCTCCGCAAACGCCCGGCCAATCTCACTGTTACCGTTTACGATAAGAGCACCGACTGCTCTGCCGGGTCAGATGCCGTGCCATTGCCCAACGTAGGCCGCGAAGCGCATACGTATCTGCACCACCTTGTAAGCCGCTACGACACGCTGGCCGAATGGACGATCTTCTGTCAGGGCAAACCCTTCGACCATGCCTACGATTTCAAGCACAACCTGCGTGCGTTTGCCGAAAAACCCGACGCCATCAGCCCAACCGGCTTCCGCTGGCTCGGCCACCTCATCGACACCGACGACGACCGGGGCGACCGATTGTTCAGGCCGTGGAGCAAAAACGAAGACGGACGCGGGCTGGATATGCGTGGCTTTCACCGGGCGTTGTTCGATACCGATGGACCGTCGCAATACACCTTTGTGCTGGGCGCACAGTTCGCTGTTCACCGCGATGTAGTGCAGCAGCAACCCCAAACGTTTTACGAGCGGGCATTGGCTGTTTCAGAAACATTTCCCGATGCAGCCCATTGCTACGAACGCAGTTGGGACCGTCTTTTCGGCACCGTCGGCATCGACCCCGATTGGCTCGGCGGGCGGCAAACGGTGCTGTTGAAGCCGATGCGAAAGCAGACTTTGTAG